In one Streptomyces sp. NBC_01241 genomic region, the following are encoded:
- a CDS encoding carbohydrate-binding protein yields the protein MTAGNNGANKPEDDDPFGYLYEDGQAAGAQPPRQGGYGYPGPAAPQPGVPRTSYNQVRTVGERQYGQQVPHQQPYGQPQAQYAAPETYPGAPTAQVPQQGGRPGGPGKGGPNTKGLLIGAVAVVLVVLIGIGAALLTGEDKKDKQKDEATTSAGPGSQVEESPKPQESASSEAPAELPKQDAATLKLGGTAQLDNSVKGAESANGQYINLNEVGRSATWSVEVPEAGEYTLFVTYGVPGKDAKTSLTVNAEAPREIRMKNFAEAPEGDLEKGWTTTFSWIQLNKGPNTITISCNEGDQCDANLDQLSLKAGHVKR from the coding sequence ATGACGGCCGGGAACAATGGCGCAAACAAGCCCGAGGACGACGATCCGTTCGGCTATCTGTACGAGGACGGACAGGCAGCGGGCGCCCAGCCGCCGCGGCAGGGCGGCTACGGCTACCCGGGCCCGGCGGCACCGCAGCCCGGGGTGCCCCGGACCTCGTACAACCAGGTGCGGACTGTCGGCGAGCGCCAGTACGGGCAGCAGGTGCCGCACCAGCAGCCGTACGGTCAGCCGCAGGCGCAGTACGCCGCCCCGGAGACGTACCCCGGCGCCCCCACCGCGCAGGTCCCGCAGCAGGGCGGCCGCCCCGGCGGCCCCGGCAAGGGCGGCCCGAATACCAAGGGTCTGCTGATCGGCGCGGTCGCGGTGGTCCTGGTCGTGCTCATCGGCATCGGCGCCGCGCTGCTCACGGGCGAGGACAAGAAGGACAAGCAGAAGGACGAGGCCACCACCTCCGCCGGTCCCGGCAGCCAGGTCGAGGAGTCCCCGAAGCCGCAGGAGTCCGCGAGCTCCGAGGCCCCGGCCGAGCTCCCCAAGCAGGACGCGGCGACGCTGAAGCTCGGCGGCACGGCCCAGCTGGACAACTCGGTCAAGGGTGCGGAGAGCGCCAACGGCCAGTACATCAACCTCAATGAGGTCGGCAGGTCGGCGACCTGGTCGGTCGAGGTGCCGGAGGCCGGTGAGTACACGCTGTTCGTGACGTACGGCGTACCGGGCAAGGACGCCAAGACGTCCCTCACGGTCAATGCCGAGGCTCCCCGCGAGATCAGGATGAAGAACTTCGCGGAGGCGCCGGAGGGTGACCTGGAGAAGGGCTGGACGACCACGTTCTCCTGGATCCAGCTCAACAAGGGCCCGAACACGATCACGATCTCGTGCAACGAGGGTGACCAGTGCGACGCCAACCTGGACCAGCTGTCGCTGAAGGCCGGTCACGTGAAGCGCTGA
- a CDS encoding class II fructose-bisphosphate aldolase, whose product MPLVSTGELVRAAQAQGRGIAAFNVITLEHAEAIAAGAERAGAPAILQISENAVKFHGGRLSAIAAAAAAVARASDAPLALHLDHVESVELLHQAHTEGFGSVMFDASRLGYEENVRATAEAVAWGHERGIWIEAELGKVGGKEGEAPLDAHAPGVRTDPAEAAAYVRDTGVDALAVAVGSSHAMTERTAALDHALIGRLRDAVPVPLVLHGSSGVPDEEIRQAVASSGMVKINVGTALNTAFTGAVRAYLAENTTGVDPRKYIAPGRGAMAATVAGFLSLMG is encoded by the coding sequence ATGCCGCTCGTCAGCACCGGTGAACTCGTCCGTGCCGCACAGGCCCAGGGACGCGGGATCGCCGCCTTCAACGTCATCACGCTGGAGCACGCGGAGGCCATCGCGGCCGGCGCCGAGCGCGCCGGAGCACCCGCCATCCTGCAGATCTCCGAGAACGCCGTGAAGTTCCACGGCGGCCGGCTCTCCGCGATCGCCGCCGCGGCCGCCGCCGTCGCCCGCGCCTCCGACGCCCCCCTGGCGCTCCACCTCGACCACGTCGAGTCCGTGGAGCTGCTGCACCAGGCGCACACGGAGGGCTTCGGCTCGGTGATGTTCGACGCCTCCAGGCTCGGTTACGAGGAGAACGTGCGGGCCACGGCCGAGGCGGTGGCCTGGGGGCACGAGCGCGGCATCTGGATCGAGGCCGAGCTCGGCAAGGTCGGCGGCAAGGAGGGCGAGGCCCCGCTCGACGCCCACGCCCCCGGCGTCCGCACCGACCCGGCCGAGGCCGCCGCGTACGTCCGCGACACCGGCGTGGACGCGCTGGCCGTCGCCGTCGGCTCCTCGCACGCCATGACCGAGCGCACCGCCGCCCTGGACCACGCCCTGATCGGCCGGCTGCGCGACGCGGTCCCCGTCCCGCTGGTGCTGCACGGCTCCAGCGGCGTCCCGGACGAGGAGATCCGCCAGGCCGTCGCCTCCTCCGGCATGGTGAAGATCAACGTGGGTACGGCGCTGAACACCGCGTTCACCGGCGCGGTACGGGCGTACCTGGCCGAGAACACCACGGGCGTGGACCCGCGCAAGTACATCGCACCGGGCCGCGGGGCGATGGCCGCGACGGTGGCGGGGTTCTTGAGCCTGATGGGCTGA
- a CDS encoding 1-phosphofructokinase family hexose kinase, producing MILTVTLNTALDLTYGVPELVPHASHRVGDMAERPGGKGLNVARVLSALGQATVVTGFAGGSTGAELRELLAQLAPRDTSGTDTRAAAAAAAVTPATTTPISTPAPAPITDALVTVAGNTRRTIAVVDRATGDTTQLNEPGPLVTADEWAALLDRYEELLTGADAVALCGSLPPGIHVGAYAELIRPARAAGIPVLLDTSGEPLRRGIAARPDLIKPNAEELAQLTGSREPLRATHDARRRGAQGVIASLGPDGMLAVTPDGVWRASPPARVLGNPTGAGDSAVAGLLSGLVEGLSWPDRLRRAVALSTATVLSPTAGDFDRTAYEELLPGVDVEEHTAAV from the coding sequence GTGATCCTCACGGTCACACTGAATACGGCACTCGACCTGACGTACGGCGTCCCGGAGCTCGTTCCGCACGCCAGCCACCGCGTCGGTGACATGGCCGAACGACCCGGCGGCAAGGGCCTCAACGTGGCCCGGGTGCTCTCCGCCCTCGGGCAGGCGACCGTAGTCACCGGCTTCGCCGGAGGCTCCACCGGAGCCGAACTGCGCGAACTGCTGGCGCAACTTGCGCCGCGGGACACGTCGGGAACGGATACCAGGGCCGCCGCCGCAGCCGCAGCCGTCACGCCAGCAACCACCACGCCCATATCCACACCCGCCCCCGCGCCGATCACCGACGCCCTCGTCACCGTCGCCGGGAACACCCGTCGCACGATCGCCGTAGTCGACCGGGCCACCGGCGACACCACCCAGCTCAACGAACCCGGCCCGCTCGTCACCGCCGACGAATGGGCCGCCCTCCTCGACCGGTACGAGGAGCTCCTCACCGGGGCCGACGCCGTCGCCCTCTGCGGCAGCCTGCCACCCGGCATCCACGTCGGCGCCTACGCCGAACTGATCCGGCCGGCCCGCGCGGCGGGCATCCCCGTACTCCTGGACACCAGCGGCGAACCGCTGCGCCGCGGCATCGCCGCCCGCCCCGACCTGATCAAGCCCAACGCCGAGGAGCTCGCCCAGCTCACCGGCTCCCGCGAACCGCTGCGCGCCACCCACGACGCCCGCCGCCGAGGCGCGCAGGGCGTCATCGCGTCACTGGGCCCGGACGGCATGCTGGCGGTCACCCCCGACGGCGTCTGGCGGGCCTCGCCGCCCGCCAGGGTCCTGGGCAATCCGACCGGGGCGGGCGACTCCGCGGTGGCCGGACTGCTGTCCGGCCTCGTCGAGGGACTGAGCTGGCCGGACCGGCTGCGGCGGGCGGTGGCACTGTCGACGGCGACCGTGCTCTCCCCGACGGCCGGCGACTTCGACCGTACGGCGTACGAGGAGCTCCTGCCGGGCGTCGACGTCGAGGAACACACCGCGGCGGTCTGA
- the nagA gene encoding N-acetylglucosamine-6-phosphate deacetylase yields the protein MAERADSTVLAGARVVLPTGTVEDGRVIVEGTRIAGSTPEGARSIDLSGHWVVPGFVDMHNHGGGGASFTSGTVDEVLTGIRTHREHGTTTLVASTVTGEMDFLAQRAGLLSELVEQGDLAGIHFEGPFISPCRKGAHSEGLLRHPDPAEVRKLMDAARGTAKMFTLATELPGGIESVRLLAEHGVIAAIGHTDATYEQTVEAIDAGATVATHLYNAMPPLAHRAPGPIAALLEDERITVELINDGTHLHPAALQLAYHHAGAHRVALITDAMDAAGFGDGRYQLGPLAVEVKDGVARLVEGNSIAGSTLTLDTAFHRAVTIDRIPVGDVVQSISANPARLLGVYDRVGSLEPGKDADLVVLDADFTLKGVMRKGEWIIQPHIG from the coding sequence ATGGCCGAACGCGCAGACAGCACCGTTCTCGCAGGTGCCCGGGTGGTGCTTCCCACCGGAACCGTCGAGGACGGCCGGGTGATCGTCGAAGGCACCCGGATCGCCGGCTCGACGCCGGAGGGCGCCCGGTCCATCGACCTGAGCGGCCACTGGGTGGTCCCCGGCTTCGTCGACATGCACAACCACGGCGGCGGCGGCGCGTCCTTCACCTCCGGCACCGTGGACGAGGTCCTCACCGGCATCCGTACCCACCGCGAGCACGGCACGACCACGCTGGTCGCCTCCACCGTCACCGGCGAGATGGACTTCCTCGCCCAGCGGGCCGGCCTCCTCTCCGAACTGGTCGAGCAGGGCGACCTGGCCGGCATCCACTTCGAGGGGCCGTTCATCTCGCCGTGCCGCAAGGGCGCGCACAGCGAGGGTCTGCTGCGCCACCCGGACCCGGCCGAGGTCCGCAAGCTGATGGACGCGGCGCGCGGCACCGCGAAGATGTTCACACTCGCCACCGAACTCCCGGGCGGCATCGAGTCGGTGCGGCTGCTCGCCGAGCACGGGGTCATCGCCGCGATCGGGCACACCGACGCCACGTACGAGCAGACCGTCGAGGCGATCGACGCGGGCGCCACCGTCGCCACGCACCTCTACAACGCGATGCCGCCGCTCGCCCACCGCGCACCCGGCCCGATCGCGGCGCTGCTGGAGGACGAGCGGATCACCGTCGAGCTGATCAACGACGGTACGCATCTGCACCCCGCCGCCCTGCAGTTGGCCTACCACCACGCGGGCGCCCACCGCGTCGCGCTGATCACCGACGCCATGGACGCGGCGGGCTTCGGTGACGGCCGCTACCAGCTCGGCCCGCTCGCAGTCGAGGTCAAGGACGGCGTCGCACGGCTGGTGGAGGGCAACTCGATCGCGGGCTCCACGCTCACCCTGGACACCGCGTTCCACCGGGCCGTGACGATCGACAGGATTCCGGTCGGGGACGTCGTGCAATCCATCTCCGCCAACCCGGCCCGGCTGCTCGGTGTCTACGACAGGGTCGGCTCGCTGGAGCCGGGCAAGGACGCGGACCTGGTGGTCCTGGACGCGGACTTCACGCTCAAGGGCGTCATGCGCAAGGGCGAATGGATCATTCAGCCCCACATTGGCTGA
- a CDS encoding ROK family protein has translation MKHVIALDVGGTGMKAALVGADGTLLYEARRATGRERGPDAVVESILAFAADLRAYGEEHFGESAVAAGVAVPGIVDAENGIAVYATNLGWRDVPMRVLLGERLGGVPVALGHDVRTGGLAEGRIGAGKGADRFLFVPLGTGIAGAIGIAGTIEPGAHGYAGEIGHIVVRPDGPDCDCGQRGCLETLASAAAVTRAWAAASGDPTADAADCAKAVESGDPAAVEVWRNAVDALAGGLVMALTLLDPRTLIIGGGLAEAGETLFTPLRAAVEERVTFQKLPHIVPAALGDTAGCLGAGLLAWDLLSTEVSA, from the coding sequence GTGAAACACGTCATCGCCCTCGATGTGGGCGGCACCGGAATGAAGGCCGCACTGGTCGGGGCCGACGGCACCCTGCTGTACGAGGCGCGGCGGGCGACCGGCAGAGAGCGCGGTCCCGACGCCGTCGTGGAGTCGATCCTCGCCTTCGCCGCGGACCTGCGGGCGTACGGCGAGGAGCACTTCGGCGAGAGCGCCGTCGCGGCCGGTGTCGCCGTGCCCGGCATCGTCGACGCCGAGAACGGGATCGCGGTCTATGCCACGAACCTGGGCTGGCGCGACGTACCCATGCGGGTCCTGCTCGGCGAGCGGCTCGGTGGCGTCCCCGTCGCGCTCGGCCACGATGTGCGCACCGGCGGGCTCGCCGAGGGCCGGATCGGCGCGGGCAAGGGCGCCGACCGGTTCCTCTTCGTACCGCTGGGCACCGGGATCGCCGGGGCCATCGGCATCGCGGGCACCATCGAGCCCGGCGCTCACGGGTACGCGGGCGAGATCGGGCACATCGTGGTCCGGCCGGACGGCCCGGACTGCGACTGCGGCCAGCGCGGCTGCCTGGAGACCCTGGCATCGGCCGCCGCCGTGACCCGCGCCTGGGCCGCCGCGTCCGGCGATCCGACGGCGGACGCGGCGGACTGCGCGAAGGCCGTCGAGTCGGGCGACCCGGCAGCCGTGGAGGTCTGGCGGAACGCCGTGGACGCACTCGCCGGCGGGCTGGTCATGGCACTGACCCTGCTCGATCCCCGCACGCTCATCATCGGTGGCGGGCTCGCCGAGGCCGGGGAAACCTTGTTCACACCACTGCGTGCGGCCGTCGAGGAACGCGTCACGTTCCAGAAGCTGCCCCACATCGTCCCGGCGGCCCTCGGGGACACCGCCGGATGCCTGGGCGCAGGGCTGCTCGCCTGGGATCTTCTCTCCACGGAGGTATCCGCCTGA
- a CDS encoding DUF3263 domain-containing protein, which yields MTTPPNGPDATDSPGGLSDRDRAVLAVERQSWAGPGAKDRAIREQLGISPTRYYQLLNALLDDRRALEADPVTVNRLRRVREARRGRR from the coding sequence ATGACCACCCCCCCGAATGGCCCCGACGCCACGGACAGCCCCGGCGGCCTCTCCGACCGGGACCGTGCCGTGCTCGCCGTCGAGCGGCAGTCGTGGGCCGGACCCGGGGCGAAGGACCGCGCGATCCGCGAACAGCTCGGCATCTCGCCCACGCGCTACTACCAGTTGCTGAACGCCCTCCTCGACGACCGCCGCGCCCTGGAGGCCGACCCGGTGACGGTGAACCGCCTGCGCCGGGTCCGGGAGGCGAGGCGGGGCAGGCGCTGA
- the otsB gene encoding trehalose-phosphatase — protein sequence MGSNPHAPTPSEIPSELPAPTTPPGREALAAILARPDRAVIALDFDGTLADIVPDPEQARAHPGAVDALVALAPKVASIAVITGRPAGVAVRHGGFAGVRGLDHLVVLGHYGTERWDAVSGTVRTPAPHPGVAAVRAELPGVLDRFGTWHGTWIEEKGQALAVHTRRAADPQAAFDALREPLGELAARHGLIVEPGRLVLELRPPGMDKGVALAQYVRETDAESVLYAGDDLGDLAAYAAVEKLRTEGPDGIPGLLVCSGSAEVPELAERADLLLNGPGAVVGFLAALAERI from the coding sequence ATGGGCAGCAACCCGCACGCACCCACGCCGAGCGAAATCCCGTCCGAGCTCCCCGCCCCCACCACCCCACCCGGCCGAGAAGCCCTCGCCGCGATCCTCGCGCGCCCCGACCGCGCCGTCATCGCGCTCGACTTCGACGGGACCCTCGCCGACATCGTCCCGGACCCGGAGCAGGCCCGCGCCCACCCCGGCGCCGTCGACGCGCTCGTCGCACTCGCCCCGAAAGTGGCATCCATCGCCGTGATCACCGGCCGCCCGGCCGGCGTCGCGGTCCGGCACGGCGGCTTCGCCGGAGTGCGGGGACTGGACCACCTCGTCGTCCTCGGCCACTACGGCACCGAACGCTGGGACGCCGTGTCCGGCACCGTCCGCACCCCCGCCCCGCACCCCGGCGTCGCCGCCGTCCGGGCCGAACTCCCGGGGGTGCTCGACCGGTTCGGCACGTGGCACGGCACCTGGATCGAGGAGAAGGGCCAGGCGCTCGCCGTCCACACCCGCCGCGCCGCCGACCCGCAGGCCGCGTTCGACGCCCTGCGCGAACCCCTCGGCGAGCTCGCCGCCCGGCACGGGCTGATCGTCGAACCGGGTCGCCTGGTCCTGGAGTTGCGCCCGCCGGGCATGGACAAGGGCGTGGCGCTCGCACAGTACGTACGGGAGACCGACGCCGAGTCCGTCCTGTACGCGGGCGACGACCTGGGCGACCTCGCCGCGTACGCCGCCGTGGAGAAACTCCGCACCGAGGGCCCCGACGGCATCCCGGGCCTGCTCGTCTGCAGCGGCAGCGCCGAAGTACCCGAACTGGCCGAACGCGCGGATCTGCTGCTGAACGGTCCCGGAGCCGTCGTCGGCTTTCTGGCCGCCCTGGCCGAACGGATCTGA
- a CDS encoding alpha,alpha-trehalose-phosphate synthase (UDP-forming), with the protein MVSEHEAQSTAQSAVQSAARVLVASNRGPVSYTLEADGSLDAKRGGGGLVSGLSAVKDKLWVCAALGDGDREAVRRGVGEPGVRMLDIDAAVHADAYNGIANSVLWFVHHMLYQTPLEPVFDAEFRRRWASFETYNRAFAEALAEEADPGAAVLVQDYHLALVPGMLRGLRPDLRIGHFSHTPWAPVDYFRLLPDDIAEQLLHGILGADRAAFLTRRWADAFIGCCTEILGGTGRTRIGVHGLGADAGFLRRRAHEADVDERMAALREQIGPGRKTIVRVDRTELSKNIVRGLLAYRALLNERPEWRERVVHIAFAYPSRQDLAVYRDYTAEVRQVADDINAAYGTAGWTPVVLHVKDDFARSLAAYRLADVALVNPIRDGMNLVAKEVPVVSDHGCALVLSREAGAYEELGSDAVVVNPYDVSATAAALHEALTMADDERAARTERLAAAAVALPPQQWFLDQLDALRRE; encoded by the coding sequence ATGGTCTCCGAGCACGAAGCCCAGTCCACTGCCCAGTCCGCAGTTCAGTCCGCTGCCCGGGTTCTCGTCGCGTCCAACCGCGGGCCGGTGTCGTACACCCTGGAGGCGGACGGATCACTCGACGCGAAGCGGGGCGGCGGCGGACTCGTCTCCGGGCTGAGCGCCGTCAAGGACAAGCTGTGGGTGTGCGCCGCGCTCGGTGACGGGGACCGGGAGGCGGTCCGCCGCGGGGTCGGTGAGCCCGGCGTACGGATGCTCGACATCGACGCGGCCGTCCACGCGGACGCGTACAACGGCATCGCGAATTCGGTGCTCTGGTTCGTCCACCACATGCTGTACCAGACCCCGCTGGAGCCCGTCTTCGACGCGGAGTTCCGGCGGCGGTGGGCATCGTTCGAGACGTACAACCGGGCCTTCGCCGAGGCGCTCGCCGAGGAGGCGGACCCCGGGGCCGCGGTGCTGGTGCAGGACTACCACCTGGCACTGGTGCCCGGCATGCTCCGCGGTCTCCGCCCCGACCTGCGGATCGGCCATTTCTCGCACACCCCGTGGGCGCCCGTCGACTACTTCCGCCTGCTCCCCGACGACATCGCCGAGCAGCTGCTGCACGGCATCCTGGGCGCCGACCGGGCGGCCTTCCTGACCCGGCGCTGGGCGGACGCCTTCATCGGCTGCTGCACGGAAATCCTGGGCGGCACCGGGCGGACCAGGATCGGGGTGCACGGGCTCGGCGCGGACGCCGGCTTCCTGCGCCGGCGCGCGCACGAGGCGGACGTGGACGAGCGGATGGCGGCGCTGCGGGAGCAGATCGGCCCTGGTCGGAAGACGATCGTACGAGTGGACCGAACGGAACTGTCCAAGAACATCGTGCGCGGGCTGCTCGCCTACCGCGCGCTCCTCAACGAGCGGCCCGAATGGCGCGAGCGCGTCGTCCACATCGCCTTCGCGTACCCCTCGCGGCAGGACCTGGCCGTGTACCGCGACTACACGGCCGAGGTGCGGCAGGTCGCCGACGACATCAACGCCGCGTACGGCACGGCGGGCTGGACGCCGGTCGTGCTCCACGTCAAGGACGACTTCGCCCGCTCGCTCGCCGCGTACCGGCTGGCCGACGTGGCGCTCGTCAACCCGATCCGCGACGGCATGAACCTGGTCGCCAAGGAGGTCCCGGTGGTCTCCGACCACGGCTGCGCGCTGGTGCTGTCGCGGGAGGCGGGGGCGTACGAGGAGCTGGGCAGCGACGCGGTCGTGGTGAACCCCTACGACGTGTCCGCGACGGCCGCGGCGCTGCACGAGGCGCTCACGATGGCGGACGACGAACGGGCGGCGCGCACGGAACGGCTGGCCGCGGCGGCGGTGGCGCTCCCGCCGCAGCAGTGGTTCCTCGATCAGCTGGACGCGCTGCGGCGGGAGTGA
- a CDS encoding glucosyl-3-phosphoglycerate synthase has product MLEEVESWLARRSWSVADRPLDRLLAAKEPGRGSVSVVLPALNEEATVGAIVTTIRRELMEKVQLVDELVVIDSGSTDATAKVAREAGARVVHRDDILPRIPAVPGKGEVLWRSLLVTGGDIVCFVDADLKEFSADFVSGIVGPLLTDPDVRFVKAMYDRPLGDTAGQGGRVTELVARPLLNLHWPQLAGFVQPLGGEYAVRRSLLEQMPFPVGYGVELGLLVDALHTVGLDALAQVDVGVRKHRHQDGQALGRMAAAIYRTAQLRLSRGHLVRPSLTQFERGEDGFVPRTHAVDTEERPPMREIEEYVSRRAA; this is encoded by the coding sequence GTGCTGGAAGAGGTCGAAAGCTGGCTGGCCAGGCGTTCCTGGTCGGTCGCCGACCGCCCGCTGGACCGGCTCCTCGCTGCCAAGGAGCCGGGGCGCGGAAGCGTGAGCGTCGTGCTGCCCGCACTGAACGAGGAGGCGACGGTCGGCGCGATCGTCACGACGATCCGGCGCGAGCTGATGGAGAAGGTCCAGCTGGTCGACGAACTCGTGGTGATCGATTCCGGTTCCACGGACGCCACCGCGAAGGTGGCCCGGGAGGCCGGCGCGCGGGTGGTGCACCGGGACGACATACTGCCCCGGATACCCGCCGTGCCCGGCAAGGGCGAGGTGCTCTGGCGGTCGCTCCTGGTGACCGGCGGCGACATCGTCTGCTTCGTCGACGCCGACCTGAAGGAATTCTCGGCCGACTTCGTCTCCGGCATCGTCGGCCCGCTGCTGACCGATCCGGACGTCCGGTTCGTCAAGGCGATGTATGACCGCCCGCTCGGTGACACCGCAGGTCAGGGCGGTCGCGTCACCGAGCTGGTGGCCCGTCCGCTGCTCAATCTGCACTGGCCGCAGCTGGCCGGCTTCGTCCAGCCGCTGGGCGGCGAGTACGCCGTACGCCGCTCCCTCCTCGAACAGATGCCCTTCCCCGTCGGGTACGGAGTGGAGCTGGGCCTCCTCGTCGACGCGCTGCACACCGTGGGCCTGGACGCACTCGCCCAGGTCGACGTGGGGGTGCGCAAGCACCGCCACCAGGACGGGCAGGCGCTCGGCCGGATGGCGGCGGCGATCTACCGGACCGCGCAACTCCGGCTGTCCCGCGGGCACCTGGTACGGCCTTCGCTCACCCAGTTCGAGCGCGGCGAGGACGGTTTCGTACCGCGCACCCATGCGGTGGACACCGAGGAGCGGCCTCCGATGCGTGAGATCGAGGAGTACGTTTCACGCCGCGCGGCCTGA
- the thrC gene encoding threonine synthase, which translates to MAAQTVAVSTDSSAEVVDLGPAAALSCRECGERFELGPIFACASCFGPLEVAYDLPSGSPDELKKRIEAGPDNIWRYAPLLPVPANVADKPNINPGFTKLVKADNLARELGVTGGLYVKDDSGNPTHSFKDRVVAIAVEAARAFGFTTLSCSSTGNLAGAVGAAAARAGFRSCVFIPHDLEQGKVVMAAVYGGELVGIEGNYDDVNRFCSELIGDPLGEGWGFVNVNLRPYYGEGSKTLAYEICEQLGWQLPDQIVIPVASGSQLTKIDKGLQELIKLGLVEDKPYKIFGAQAEGCSPVSTAFKAGHDVVRPQKPNTIAKSLAIGNPADGPYVLDIARRTGGAVEDVNDEQVVDAIKLLARTEGIFAETAGGVTVGVTKKLIEAGLIDPALTTVVLNTGDGLKTLDAVAATSQATATIRPSLDAFRAAGLATS; encoded by the coding sequence ATGGCTGCGCAGACTGTTGCAGTAAGCACCGACTCTTCCGCCGAGGTTGTCGACCTGGGTCCCGCCGCGGCGCTTTCCTGCCGCGAGTGCGGTGAGCGTTTCGAACTCGGTCCCATTTTCGCCTGCGCGTCCTGTTTCGGGCCGCTCGAAGTGGCGTACGACCTGCCGAGCGGCTCCCCCGACGAGCTGAAGAAGCGCATCGAGGCCGGACCCGACAACATCTGGCGTTACGCGCCGCTGCTGCCGGTCCCCGCGAATGTCGCGGACAAGCCCAACATCAACCCCGGCTTCACCAAGCTGGTCAAGGCCGACAACCTCGCCCGTGAACTGGGCGTGACCGGCGGTCTGTACGTCAAGGACGACTCCGGCAACCCGACGCACTCCTTCAAGGACCGTGTCGTCGCCATCGCCGTCGAGGCCGCCCGCGCCTTCGGTTTCACCACCCTGTCCTGCTCCTCCACCGGCAACCTCGCCGGTGCGGTGGGCGCCGCCGCCGCCCGCGCCGGCTTCCGCTCCTGCGTGTTCATCCCGCACGACCTGGAGCAGGGCAAGGTCGTCATGGCCGCGGTGTACGGCGGTGAGCTGGTCGGCATCGAGGGCAACTACGACGACGTCAACCGCTTCTGCTCGGAGCTCATCGGCGACCCGCTCGGCGAGGGCTGGGGCTTCGTCAACGTCAACCTGCGCCCCTACTACGGCGAGGGCTCCAAGACCCTGGCGTACGAGATCTGCGAGCAGCTCGGCTGGCAGCTGCCCGACCAGATCGTCATCCCGGTCGCGTCCGGCTCGCAGCTCACGAAGATCGACAAGGGTCTCCAGGAGCTGATCAAGCTGGGCCTGGTCGAGGACAAGCCGTACAAGATCTTCGGCGCCCAGGCCGAGGGCTGCTCCCCGGTCTCCACCGCCTTCAAGGCCGGTCACGACGTCGTACGGCCCCAGAAGCCGAACACCATCGCCAAGTCCCTGGCGATCGGCAACCCGGCCGACGGCCCGTACGTCCTGGACATCGCCCGCCGCACCGGCGGCGCGGTCGAGGACGTCAACGACGAGCAGGTCGTCGACGCGATCAAGCTCCTCGCCCGCACCGAGGGCATCTTCGCGGAGACGGCGGGCGGTGTGACGGTCGGCGTCACGAAGAAGCTGATCGAGGCCGGTCTGATCGACCCGGCGCTGACCACCGTCGTCCTCAACACGGGTGACGGCCTCAAGACCCTGGACG